Proteins encoded in a region of the Anoxybacillus amylolyticus genome:
- a CDS encoding sterol desaturase family protein, producing the protein MEKYIKEFFSVKDIVFMSATAFISLIATVVLAENWVVFLPFFLGIVLYVVSEYLTHRFLFHMKPPKHPFLLSLLKRLHYDHHVHPNDLERLFLPIWYSLPQMIVISIATYLLFPQLAYAFAIYAGLSVALLYYEWTHYVAHRPVQPRTKWGKWMKKIHLWHHYKNENFWFGVTNPSMDIVFGTFKEEKDVPRSETAKQLMNKK; encoded by the coding sequence GTGGAAAAGTATATAAAAGAATTTTTTTCGGTAAAGGACATTGTTTTTATGTCTGCAACCGCTTTCATTTCACTTATCGCCACAGTCGTTTTGGCGGAAAATTGGGTTGTTTTTTTGCCGTTTTTTCTCGGGATAGTGCTGTATGTCGTGAGTGAATATTTGACCCATCGGTTTCTTTTTCATATGAAGCCACCAAAGCATCCGTTTTTGCTTTCGCTACTGAAGCGCCTTCACTACGATCATCATGTGCATCCGAACGACCTCGAACGATTATTTTTGCCGATTTGGTACAGTCTTCCACAAATGATCGTCATCAGTATCGCTACGTACCTTCTTTTCCCACAACTCGCTTATGCGTTCGCAATATATGCCGGTTTATCAGTCGCTCTCCTTTACTACGAATGGACACACTATGTGGCACACCGCCCGGTTCAACCGCGAACAAAATGGGGAAAGTGGATGAAAAAAATTCACCTTTGGCATCACTATAAAAATGAAAACTTTTGGTTCGGTGTAACGAATCCGTCAATGGACATCGTATTCGGTACGTTTAAAGAGGAAAAAGACGTGCCGAGAAGCGAAACAGCAAAGCAATTGATGAACAAAAAATAG
- a CDS encoding MFS transporter, whose translation MNLSLLFVVMFLVMCGFGIIIPILPFFAENIGATPTELGLLMAVYSLMQLLFSPVWGRLSDRYGRKPFLLLGIIGLTLSFFLFAIANTLSMLFIARIIGGMLSAATMPTATAYVADVTSVEERGKGMGMIGAAIGLGFIFGPAIGGILSKNDLHTPFWLAGCLSLATFLLVLVFLKESLPKEKRTYHPTKRFALSMRKEPVMFLYLLQWFVSFSLAGLEATFAYYAAQRAGLHSVELGYIFMIMGLASAFIQGGLIGKLIRAFGEGKVIQGGIALSAIGFALILLVHNFWTAALYLSVFGIGNGVIRPCLSSLITKQATDGEGSAAGFLSSFDSLGRLVGPPIAGWLFTLTAYLPYVLGIALCSLAFLCYYLFAMKQHSNATR comes from the coding sequence TTGAATCTTTCGCTTTTATTCGTAGTGATGTTTCTTGTGATGTGCGGGTTTGGCATTATCATTCCCATTCTTCCGTTTTTTGCAGAAAACATAGGAGCGACACCGACGGAGCTTGGGCTGTTAATGGCGGTATATTCATTGATGCAGCTGTTGTTTTCACCTGTCTGGGGTCGCCTGTCCGATCGATATGGTAGAAAACCGTTTTTATTGCTCGGCATTATCGGGTTGACGCTTTCCTTTTTCTTGTTTGCCATCGCTAATACGCTTTCGATGCTGTTTATTGCACGCATCATCGGCGGGATGTTATCGGCAGCGACGATGCCAACAGCAACAGCCTATGTCGCAGACGTTACTTCCGTTGAAGAACGCGGAAAAGGAATGGGAATGATTGGAGCCGCGATTGGACTAGGGTTTATTTTTGGTCCGGCGATTGGCGGAATACTTTCCAAAAACGATTTACATACCCCGTTTTGGTTAGCTGGGTGTCTTTCGCTTGCCACTTTCTTACTTGTGCTCGTTTTTTTAAAGGAATCACTGCCAAAAGAAAAGCGAACATATCACCCGACCAAACGATTTGCTTTATCCATGCGAAAAGAACCTGTTATGTTTTTATACCTTTTACAGTGGTTTGTTTCTTTTTCGTTAGCTGGTTTAGAGGCAACGTTTGCTTACTACGCAGCGCAACGGGCAGGGCTTCATTCTGTTGAACTTGGTTATATTTTTATGATTATGGGGCTAGCAAGCGCCTTCATTCAAGGCGGATTAATCGGCAAACTGATTCGTGCGTTCGGTGAAGGAAAAGTGATCCAAGGCGGGATCGCTCTTTCTGCCATTGGGTTTGCGCTTATTTTGCTCGTTCACAATTTTTGGACTGCTGCTCTTTATTTATCGGTTTTCGGCATTGGCAACGGCGTCATACGCCCCTGCCTTTCCTCGCTCATCACAAAGCAAGCAACCGATGGCGAAGGAAGCGCTGCTGGATTCCTTTCTTCCTTTGATTCACTCGGCAGGCTAGTCGGGCCGCCCATTGCCGGTTGGCTATTTACGCTTACTGCGTATTTGCCATATGTACTCGGCATCGCTTTATGTAGTCTTGCATTTCTTTGCTACTACTTGTTTGCCATGAAACAACACAGTAACGCGACTAGGTAA
- a CDS encoding DNA alkylation repair protein: MEPMLCPGCKTNRTRFNIIEQHPKAVKLHPQTGEVEIEYTSEALDPFHLPYRGPSYRVQCAACGLIENAETFVKHAQHFSEVNKW, encoded by the coding sequence TTGGAACCGATGTTATGCCCAGGATGCAAAACAAACCGAACGCGATTCAATATTATTGAACAGCATCCAAAAGCGGTCAAGCTTCATCCGCAAACTGGGGAAGTGGAAATAGAATATACGAGCGAGGCGCTCGATCCGTTTCATCTCCCTTATCGCGGTCCGAGTTACCGTGTGCAATGCGCTGCCTGCGGATTGATTGAAAATGCCGAAACGTTCGTCAAACATGCCCAACATTTTTCGGAGGTGAACAAATGGTGA
- a CDS encoding MDR family MFS transporter: protein MWKKLNRISLHIIIGTFFARAATFMTIPFLSIYLTKVKGVSAVEAGMIIGISSFVSIFSGFIGGYLSDRFGRKNVMISSIWLWSLVFIGFAVANDVWLFFLLNALHGICRSFFEPSSRALLSDVTKQEHKLLVFNLRYAAINVAAAIGPLLGLKMGSASSTLAFWLTAFIYGLYGVSLWWLSQREVVSSQPKETRVTFRKACTVIVHDKIFLLGMIGITLGVAGYSQFSSTIPQYVSSYTDGVQLFSYLIVVNAITVLIAQYPITRIGKMYSPAVSIALGTITSGIGLWLFGLFHHPLLLVTAMVVFTIGEVMMFTMTDLFVDQIAKPQMKGLYFGAMGFTSIGNAFGPVVGGFLLSFFGMSRGGYLFASLALLSFLGFPFLFYVAYLIKEKKQTVEYSA from the coding sequence ATGTGGAAAAAATTAAACCGTATTAGTCTACATATTATTATCGGAACTTTTTTTGCAAGAGCGGCAACGTTTATGACGATCCCGTTTTTATCTATTTATTTAACAAAAGTAAAAGGAGTAAGCGCAGTAGAGGCAGGCATGATTATTGGCATAAGTTCTTTTGTCAGCATATTTAGCGGTTTTATTGGGGGATATTTATCTGACCGTTTCGGCCGCAAAAACGTCATGATTAGTTCTATTTGGCTTTGGTCGCTTGTTTTTATCGGTTTTGCGGTGGCGAACGATGTGTGGCTCTTTTTTTTATTGAACGCTTTACACGGAATATGCCGTTCTTTTTTTGAACCATCTTCTCGGGCGCTGTTGTCCGACGTAACCAAACAAGAGCATAAATTGCTCGTTTTTAACTTACGTTATGCGGCCATTAATGTGGCGGCGGCAATTGGTCCGCTCCTTGGCTTAAAAATGGGCAGCGCTTCTTCGACCTTGGCGTTTTGGTTGACCGCGTTCATTTACGGATTGTATGGGGTGTCGTTATGGTGGCTGTCTCAACGTGAAGTTGTTTCCTCTCAACCAAAAGAAACACGCGTGACTTTTCGAAAAGCGTGCACGGTAATTGTTCACGACAAAATTTTTTTATTAGGAATGATTGGCATTACGTTAGGGGTAGCAGGGTATTCCCAATTTAGCTCTACTATTCCGCAATACGTATCATCCTACACCGATGGGGTTCAACTATTTTCTTATTTAATCGTCGTAAATGCAATTACTGTATTAATCGCCCAATACCCAATCACGCGCATCGGTAAAATGTATTCACCAGCAGTATCGATTGCGCTTGGAACAATAACTAGCGGTATTGGATTATGGCTATTTGGCTTATTTCATCACCCGCTTTTACTAGTAACAGCGATGGTTGTCTTTACCATTGGAGAGGTAATGATGTTTACGATGACCGACTTATTTGTCGACCAAATCGCGAAACCGCAGATGAAAGGACTGTATTTCGGTGCAATGGGATTTACTTCTATCGGCAACGCGTTCGGTCCGGTAGTCGGAGGCTTTTTACTTTCCTTTTTCGGCATGTCGCGAGGTGGGTATTTATTTGCTTCGCTAGCACTCCTAAGCTTTTTAGGATTTCCTTTTCTTTTTTATGTTGCTTATTTAATAAAAGAAAAAAAGCAGACAGTGGAATACAGTGCATAA
- a CDS encoding DUF6154 family protein, giving the protein MKFIDELYEYYKNRLTGDEEDAEILTMSVLEELRREDLLALIKEMDDAELVGMVGLYMLESLKAKMAQEGIGQTKWSSSPSIVH; this is encoded by the coding sequence GTGAAATTTATTGACGAATTATACGAATATTATAAAAACCGACTGACTGGTGATGAAGAAGATGCAGAGATTTTGACCATGTCCGTATTAGAAGAGTTAAGACGTGAAGATTTGCTTGCACTTATTAAAGAAATGGATGACGCGGAGTTAGTTGGCATGGTGGGGCTGTATATGCTTGAAAGTTTAAAAGCGAAAATGGCACAAGAAGGAATCGGACAAACCAAATGGTCCTCCTCTCCATCGATTGTTCATTAA
- a CDS encoding TetR/AcrR family transcriptional regulator — MAEKTLKERIIETALRLFEQYGYHGVTVDRIVTESDASKGGFYHNFKSKDELLYHIHDVFITYVLNKAQDAYKNYHTPTERLCAIVQSFVKVFHLYKAHITVFYQESTYLRPEYSQQINEKRDEFKQVIFQVIREGIEAGEFRPELSVEITGMSIIGMVNWTYKWYKPNGPMTIEQIAAHFIDFILHSVLTEEAKQKIEKNPFFLASKQTI; from the coding sequence ATGGCAGAAAAAACATTAAAAGAACGAATTATCGAGACAGCATTACGTCTTTTTGAACAATACGGTTACCACGGGGTCACCGTCGATCGGATTGTGACAGAAAGTGACGCTTCAAAAGGTGGATTTTACCATAATTTCAAATCAAAAGATGAGCTTCTTTACCATATTCATGACGTATTTATTACGTATGTATTAAACAAAGCGCAAGACGCATATAAAAATTACCATACACCGACAGAGCGGCTATGCGCGATCGTTCAGTCATTTGTAAAAGTATTCCATTTATATAAGGCGCATATTACGGTTTTTTACCAAGAGTCTACGTATTTACGGCCAGAATACTCGCAACAAATTAATGAAAAGCGCGACGAGTTTAAACAAGTTATTTTCCAAGTCATTCGCGAAGGAATTGAAGCAGGGGAATTTCGTCCGGAACTTTCCGTTGAAATTACCGGCATGAGCATTATTGGCATGGTGAACTGGACGTATAAATGGTATAAACCAAACGGACCGATGACGATTGAACAAATCGCAGCTCATTTTATCGATTTTATTTTACATTCCGTCTTGACGGAGGAAGCGAAGCAAAAAATAGAAAAAAATCCCTTTTTTCTTGCAAGTAAACAAACGATTTAA
- a CDS encoding flavodoxin family protein: MKILVLNGSSRENGNTEQLTNVMMQGVAHTYVNLRDFYIQPIVDKRHVLGGFTEVADDYEKLIELVREHDILIFATPIYWYGMSGQMKLFVDRWSQSLRDPRFSFKEEMKTKKAFVVLCGGDDPYVKGLPLLQQFQYIFQFFGTEWLGYVIGKGNAPGEVLNDKQAIQQANYWKKVFRSF, encoded by the coding sequence ATGAAAATATTAGTGTTAAACGGAAGTTCACGAGAAAACGGAAATACGGAGCAGCTAACGAACGTTATGATGCAAGGAGTGGCGCATACGTACGTCAACTTACGAGATTTTTACATCCAGCCGATTGTTGATAAGCGTCACGTGCTAGGTGGATTTACCGAAGTGGCCGACGATTATGAAAAACTTATTGAACTCGTCCGCGAACATGACATACTCATATTTGCGACACCGATTTATTGGTATGGAATGAGTGGACAAATGAAGTTGTTTGTCGATCGTTGGTCGCAAAGTTTACGCGATCCGCGGTTTTCATTCAAGGAGGAAATGAAGACGAAAAAAGCGTTTGTTGTCCTTTGCGGTGGAGACGATCCGTATGTGAAAGGACTTCCGCTGTTGCAACAGTTCCAATACATTTTTCAATTTTTCGGCACCGAATGGCTCGGTTATGTTATCGGGAAAGGAAATGCACCTGGAGAAGTGTTGAACGACAAACAAGCGATTCAACAAGCAAACTATTGGAAGAAAGTGTTTCGCTCTTTTTAA
- a CDS encoding two-component system sensor histidine kinase NtrB has product MEKKIEELEKEVQFYKHFAQQLPFTFQFTDYSLGMAMAKKRGTAETEIRFDVATHQIPAELHLDIDPISDLPFEKVEAFLSPILDLVPHHIVFVDGNGIITLCNLQAANDTGVDRDEMIGKHIRDLLKLPDELIMTLKSIEKNEPIYNQEVLDRYYGIINTRLIRNEDGSIKRVISMFQSLNLMKETEKLAVAGRIAAGIAHEIRNPLTTVRGYLQFFKNELPDRIVSLIDKLLIPELDRANGIITDFLNIAKPSEVKAEKMNINQFIKEDLGILLHSEALLRDIEIHYYLDERLNNYDIEADKNQLLQVFLNLFHNAVEAKVKKTMRISITSKLHNNIVQIFFCDDGPGIPPTIIDYIFDPFFSTKETGTGLGLSLSRKIIELHKGTMKVQSNETGTCFLIELPVCIRASL; this is encoded by the coding sequence ATGGAAAAAAAAATCGAGGAATTGGAAAAAGAAGTACAGTTTTATAAACACTTTGCTCAACAATTGCCATTTACTTTCCAGTTCACCGACTATTCGTTAGGAATGGCGATGGCAAAAAAGCGCGGAACAGCTGAAACAGAAATTCGGTTTGACGTCGCTACTCATCAAATACCTGCAGAACTTCATCTAGATATCGATCCTATTTCCGACTTGCCGTTTGAAAAAGTGGAAGCATTTTTATCTCCCATTCTCGACCTCGTTCCACATCACATCGTATTTGTTGATGGCAACGGTATCATTACACTTTGTAACTTACAAGCGGCAAATGATACCGGGGTTGATCGGGATGAAATGATTGGCAAACATATTCGTGACCTGCTAAAACTACCGGACGAGCTCATTATGACGCTTAAATCGATTGAAAAAAATGAGCCAATTTACAACCAAGAAGTGTTAGATCGTTATTACGGAATTATTAATACGCGCCTCATTCGAAATGAAGATGGCTCAATTAAACGCGTTATTAGCATGTTTCAGTCACTCAATTTAATGAAAGAAACAGAAAAATTAGCTGTCGCTGGTCGCATCGCTGCTGGGATTGCCCATGAAATTCGCAATCCGCTCACAACGGTACGAGGATATTTGCAGTTCTTTAAAAATGAACTTCCTGACCGAATTGTATCGCTTATTGATAAATTGCTTATTCCTGAGTTAGACAGAGCAAATGGCATTATTACGGATTTTTTAAACATCGCGAAACCGTCGGAAGTAAAGGCAGAGAAGATGAATATTAACCAATTTATTAAGGAAGATTTAGGTATTTTACTGCATAGCGAGGCATTGCTTCGTGATATTGAGATCCACTATTATTTGGATGAACGGCTGAACAACTACGACATAGAAGCAGATAAAAATCAACTGCTGCAAGTATTTTTGAATCTTTTCCATAACGCAGTGGAAGCAAAAGTGAAAAAAACGATGCGTATTTCGATTACAAGTAAATTGCATAACAACATTGTGCAAATTTTCTTTTGCGACGATGGTCCAGGGATTCCACCAACCATTATTGATTATATTTTTGACCCTTTTTTCTCAACAAAAGAAACAGGAACCGGGCTTGGATTGTCATTGTCGCGCAAAATCATTGAACTTCATAAAGGAACAATGAAAGTGCAAAGCAATGAAACCGGCACCTGCTTTTTAATTGAATTGCCTGTTTGTATTCGCGCCTCTTTGTGA
- the ilvA gene encoding threonine ammonia-lyase, translating into MLTLNDVLQAREKMKGIVHQTPLEHSQTFSQFSLNEVYMKLENLQKTGSFKVRGSFNKIMSLSEEERQRGVVAASAGNHAQGVAYSSTMIGIPCTIVMPKGAPLSKVQATKGYGADVILHGDVFDESLEYALELQRQRQATFVHPFDDLAVMAGQGTISLEILEQLPDAEVVLCPVGGGGLLAGLAFTLKQLKPSIQVYGVESSACPGMTAALRHKKPVTITSSDTIADGIAVKKPGNITYEYIEKYVDGVVCVEEAEISRTMLYLLERNKLLVEGSGACSLAALLYHKLPFTGKKVVAVLSGGNVDVTLISRIIERGLVESGRFVTFTTVISDKPGQLNKLLRIIAELEANVMSIHHQRIGAKVLPGQAEIHFSLETKNQDHIHHIHQVLMKEGYDVEFFQ; encoded by the coding sequence ATGTTAACACTTAATGATGTTTTGCAAGCAAGAGAAAAAATGAAAGGAATTGTTCATCAAACTCCTTTGGAGCATTCGCAAACGTTCAGCCAGTTTTCCCTTAACGAAGTATACATGAAATTAGAAAATTTGCAGAAAACTGGTTCGTTTAAAGTTCGCGGCTCGTTTAATAAAATTATGTCGTTAAGTGAAGAGGAGCGACAGCGCGGAGTGGTGGCTGCCTCGGCAGGCAACCATGCCCAAGGGGTAGCGTACTCAAGCACGATGATTGGTATTCCGTGTACGATTGTGATGCCGAAAGGGGCACCATTAAGCAAAGTGCAGGCAACAAAAGGGTACGGCGCAGACGTGATTTTACATGGAGATGTGTTTGATGAGTCGTTAGAATATGCGCTTGAACTACAGCGACAGCGGCAAGCAACGTTTGTGCATCCGTTTGACGATTTAGCAGTAATGGCTGGACAAGGAACGATTAGCTTAGAAATTTTAGAACAGCTACCAGACGCAGAAGTAGTGTTATGCCCGGTGGGGGGCGGTGGATTGCTTGCCGGTCTAGCTTTTACGCTCAAGCAGCTAAAACCGTCGATTCAAGTATATGGAGTAGAGTCTTCCGCCTGCCCAGGAATGACCGCGGCTCTTCGCCATAAAAAACCGGTCACGATCACGTCGTCCGATACAATCGCCGACGGCATTGCCGTGAAAAAACCGGGAAACATTACGTATGAATATATAGAAAAATACGTAGATGGCGTCGTTTGTGTGGAAGAGGCGGAAATTTCCCGAACGATGCTCTATTTGCTCGAGCGAAATAAACTACTAGTGGAAGGATCAGGAGCGTGTTCCCTTGCCGCGTTGTTATATCATAAACTTCCGTTTACCGGCAAAAAAGTGGTGGCAGTGCTAAGTGGAGGGAATGTTGACGTTACGCTCATTTCCCGTATTATTGAGCGCGGCTTAGTCGAATCAGGACGGTTTGTGACGTTTACGACTGTTATTTCCGATAAACCAGGACAGTTGAACAAACTACTGCGGATTATTGCGGAATTAGAAGCAAACGTCATGTCGATTCACCATCAGCGAATCGGAGCAAAAGTATTGCCGGGTCAGGCGGAAATTCATTTTTCGCTCGAAACAAAAAACCAAGACCATATTCACCACATCCATCAAGTGTTAATGAAAGAAGGATACGATGTGGAATTTTTCCAATAA
- a CDS encoding MATE family efflux transporter: protein MRQTFSHKEKTWQLLQLLFPVLVTQIGLYAMNFADVAMSGHASAQDLAGVAIGSNIWVPVFTGLGGILLALTPVVSHHLGAKRPEQIPYSVMQAVYLAILIAFAILFIGSFALPNILATMQLEENVRNIAYHYLIALSLGIIPLFIYHVLRCFIDALGQTKITMFITLIALPVNVMFNYLLIFGKFGFPALGGVGAGYATAITYWFCLVVVLFVTTKCRPFSHYGLFRSFPPLSIVTWKELLKIGLPIGFAIFFETSIFAAVTLLMSQFNTVTIAAHQSAINFASLLYMIPLSVSMALTIAVGFEAGAKRYVDAKQYTILGISIAVSTAVITSLVLYVFRGEIAALYTKDGAVWELTKQFLLYAIFFQFSDAVAAPIQGALRGYKDVNAAFLAALLAYWGIGLPVGYVLANYTAAEAFGYWIGLITGLAAGAVFLSFRLLRVQKKQHNKQKAEEAC, encoded by the coding sequence GTGAGACAGACGTTTTCACATAAAGAAAAAACGTGGCAGCTACTTCAGCTTCTGTTCCCTGTATTAGTAACACAAATCGGCCTTTATGCAATGAACTTTGCAGATGTGGCGATGTCGGGGCATGCTAGCGCACAAGACTTGGCTGGAGTGGCGATTGGGTCAAATATTTGGGTTCCTGTCTTTACAGGTCTAGGCGGTATTTTACTTGCGCTTACTCCTGTCGTTTCGCACCATCTTGGGGCCAAACGCCCTGAACAAATTCCATATTCAGTCATGCAGGCGGTTTATTTAGCTATTCTTATTGCTTTCGCCATTCTATTTATCGGATCGTTTGCGCTACCGAACATATTAGCTACGATGCAGTTAGAAGAGAATGTAAGAAATATCGCCTATCATTATTTAATTGCGCTTTCGCTCGGTATCATTCCGCTATTCATATATCACGTACTTCGTTGCTTTATAGACGCACTTGGACAAACAAAAATAACAATGTTCATTACATTAATTGCTTTGCCAGTCAATGTCATGTTCAACTATTTACTTATTTTCGGAAAGTTTGGTTTTCCTGCATTAGGCGGTGTCGGTGCTGGATACGCGACAGCGATTACATACTGGTTTTGCTTAGTTGTCGTGTTATTCGTCACAACGAAATGTCGCCCATTTTCTCATTACGGCCTTTTTCGCTCGTTTCCTCCTCTTTCCATTGTGACATGGAAAGAGTTGTTAAAAATTGGGCTGCCGATTGGCTTTGCCATTTTCTTTGAAACGAGCATTTTCGCGGCCGTCACGTTGCTGATGAGCCAATTTAACACAGTGACCATTGCAGCGCATCAAAGCGCGATTAATTTTGCTTCCCTTCTTTATATGATTCCATTAAGTGTATCGATGGCGTTAACGATTGCAGTCGGATTTGAAGCTGGGGCGAAGCGTTATGTAGATGCGAAGCAATATACCATTCTCGGCATTAGTATTGCAGTCAGCACCGCAGTCATTACCTCCCTTGTTCTTTATGTATTCCGAGGCGAAATAGCAGCGCTCTACACAAAAGATGGGGCTGTATGGGAGTTGACAAAACAGTTTTTGTTATACGCTATCTTTTTCCAGTTTTCTGATGCCGTCGCTGCGCCTATTCAAGGAGCACTTAGAGGATATAAAGACGTAAACGCTGCTTTTCTTGCTGCACTTTTAGCCTATTGGGGCATCGGATTGCCAGTCGGCTATGTATTGGCGAATTACACTGCCGCTGAAGCGTTCGGCTATTGGATCGGGCTTATTACCGGATTAGCTGCCGGTGCAGTCTTTTTATCGTTTCGTTTATTGCGCGTTCAAAAGAAACAGCATAACAAACAAAAGGCGGAAGAAGCGTGTTAG
- a CDS encoding MFS transporter — translation MWKNRNVWIILTGELVAGLGIWFGIIGNLEFLQQHVPSDFLKSLILFIGLLAGVLVGPLAGKVCDRYSKKIVLLYSSFFRMISVTFMLLALHFSSIGWMLVFMVTFQIAAAFYFPALQATIPLIVEEKELLAMNGIHMNVSTISRIAGTALGGMFLTVVSLRSLYIASFIAYVILFGVTFFLHIPNKQTSERNQRANMPFKAMVPLLKKYPLVQIALLLTIIPMLFLGGFNLIVMSISDLQHDPAVKGLLYTTEGMAFMIGAFVVKRMAIGQRKSLYVFSLLITVSQGSLYFSEIKLAALASFALFGFSVGCFFPITATIFQTNIPKEYHGRFFSLKNMLDRVLFQIVLLGTGFFLDVIGLEMMVVLFSSLSLLLIVYFFMRETNESVSSQRHDSTF, via the coding sequence ATGTGGAAAAACCGGAATGTATGGATTATTCTAACGGGCGAACTTGTCGCTGGGCTAGGCATTTGGTTTGGAATCATCGGTAATTTAGAATTTTTACAACAACACGTTCCATCCGACTTTCTCAAGTCCCTTATTTTGTTTATTGGACTATTAGCAGGGGTCCTCGTTGGACCGCTCGCCGGCAAAGTATGCGACCGTTATAGCAAAAAAATCGTCTTACTGTATTCTAGTTTTTTTCGGATGATAAGTGTCACGTTTATGTTGCTTGCGCTTCATTTTTCGTCCATCGGTTGGATGCTTGTTTTTATGGTAACATTTCAAATCGCCGCTGCTTTCTATTTCCCTGCTCTTCAAGCGACGATTCCACTTATTGTAGAGGAGAAGGAATTGCTTGCGATGAACGGGATTCATATGAATGTTTCTACCATTTCGCGAATTGCAGGAACTGCGCTAGGGGGGATGTTTCTTACGGTGGTAAGCCTTCGATCGCTTTATATCGCGAGTTTCATCGCTTACGTCATATTGTTCGGAGTGACATTTTTTCTACACATTCCTAATAAACAAACGAGCGAACGCAACCAACGGGCTAACATGCCTTTCAAAGCGATGGTTCCGTTATTAAAAAAGTACCCGCTTGTTCAAATTGCGTTACTATTAACGATCATCCCGATGCTATTTCTCGGGGGATTTAACTTAATTGTCATGAGCATTAGCGACTTGCAGCACGATCCGGCAGTGAAAGGGCTTTTATATACGACAGAAGGAATGGCATTTATGATCGGTGCTTTCGTTGTAAAACGAATGGCAATAGGGCAGCGAAAGTCGCTGTATGTCTTCTCCCTACTAATTACCGTTTCGCAAGGCTCGCTATATTTTTCAGAAATAAAACTCGCTGCCTTAGCATCATTTGCCTTATTCGGCTTTAGTGTCGGCTGCTTTTTTCCGATTACGGCAACCATTTTTCAAACGAATATTCCGAAAGAGTATCACGGTCGCTTTTTTTCTTTAAAAAATATGTTAGACCGCGTATTATTTCAAATTGTCTTGCTTGGGACAGGATTTTTCTTGGATGTCATTGGTCTCGAAATGATGGTCGTGTTGTTTAGCAGCTTGTCTTTGTTGCTCATTGTTTATTTTTTTATGCGCGAAACGAACGAGTCGGTTTCTTCGCAGCGGCACGACTCTACTTTTTAA